The Haloterrigena turkmenica DSM 5511 genome includes the window ATGACGCTCCCGTCCTTGAGTTTGATCGCCGCGCCGTCGCCGAGTTCGGTGACGCGATCGCCGGCCTCGAAGCCGGGGATGTCGTTGGCGACGGTGACGTCGAGCGCGAGCGCCAGATCGGGATCGACGTCGACGCCCAGCGCGCGGGCGCCCCGCAGGCCGACCTCCTCCTGGACGGTCGCACAGAAGTGGATCGTCACGTCGGGCTCGGTGATCCGGCGAGCCGCCTCGAGCATCGCGAACAGACAGATCCGGTCGTCGAGCGCCTTGCCGGTGACCGTCTCACCGACGCGCTCGGTCGTCTGATCCATCGTCACGAGGTCACCGGGCGAGACCCGCTCCTCGAGGTCCTCGTAGGGGAGACCGACGTCCACGACGACGTCCTCGACCTCGGGAGTCTTCTCGCGGTCCTCGTCGCTCAAGGTGTGTGGCGGCGGCGAACCGATGACCCCCGGCAGGTCGCCGTCGTCGGTGTGGATCGTCACCCGCTGGGCCTTGAGGACGCGCGCGTCCCAGCCGCCCAGCGCGTCGAGTTCGACGAAGCCGAAGCCGTCCTCGCTGCCCTTGAGGTGGCGGACCATGAAGCCGATCTCGTCCATGTGGGCCGCGACGGCGACCGAATAGTCGGACTCGCCCTCGAGCGTCCCCACGACGTTCCCCATCGCGTCGGTTCGGATCCGGTCGACGTTCTCCTCGAACTCGTCGACGACGAGGTCACGGACGCGGTCCTCGTAGCCGGGGACGCCACTCGTCTCGGTCAGTTCCGTGAGAAATTCGAAATCGAACGGGACGGATTCCATGACCGATCTTGTGAGCGGTTCGACTATAAACCCGCGGATGGCGAGCCCGCGACGAGCTCGGTCCGCGAAATCGATTCGCGGGTCGCTCGCGGGCCACGCGTGTGAATCACGTGACGGTCGTAGCGGGTTTCCATATTAACCGCGGAGTATTAACGCGGTGGTCCACTAAACGTGTGTATATGAGTGACGTACGTGTCGCAGGTGTCGGCCTGACTCCGTTCGGAAACGCGCCCGAGCGGACCAGCCGGGACCTCTTCGGGGAAGCGAGTATCGCGGCGTTCGAGGACAGCGGTGTCCCTCGAGACGACGTGGACGCCCTCCTCTACGGCAACTTCATGGGCGAGCTATCCGAACATCAGGGTCACCACGGGCCCCTCATGGCCGAGGCCGCGGGCGTGAGGGCGCCGGCGACCCGCTACGAGTCCGCCTGCGCCTCGAGCGGCACGGCCGTCCGGGACGCCGTCATGCGGCTCCGCAACGGCGAGGACGACGTGATCCTCGTCGGCGGCGCCGAGCGGATGACCAACCTCGGCACCGCGGGCGCGACCGAGGCGCTCGCGATCGCCGCCGACGACCTCTGGGAGGTCCGCGCGGGGATGACCTTCCCCGGCGCCTACGCGTTAATGGCCCAGGCCTACTTCGACGAGTACGGCGGCGAACACGAGGATCTGGCCCACATCGCCGTCAAGAACCACGAGAACGCACTGAACAACGAGAAGGCCCAGTACCAGAGCGCGATCGAGGTTAGCGACGTCCTCGAGGCTCCGCAGGTCTCCAGCCCGCTGGGACTGTACGACTCCTGTCCGATCTCCGACGGCGCGGCCGCCGTGGTCCTCACGAGCGAGGAGTACGCCGAAGAACACGGCCTCGAGGCACCGGTCTCGATCAGCGGCACCGGACAGGGCGGCGACCGGATGGCCCTCCACGACCGCGAGTACCTCGCGCGCTCGCCCGCGGCCCGCGAGGCGGGCGAAGAGGCGTACGCCGACGCCGGCGTCGAGTCCGCGGACGTCGACTTCGCGGAGGTCCACGACTGCTTCACGATCGCCGAAGTGCTCGCGATCGAGTCGCTCGATCTGTTTCCGATCGGCGAGGGCATCTCGGCGGCCCGCGACGGCCGGACGACCGCCGACGGCGAGACGCCGATCAACCTCTCGGGCGGCCTGAAGGCCAAGGGCCACCCGGTCGGCGCGACCGGCGCCTCCCAGATCGCCGAGGTGACCAAACTGCTCTCCGGGAACCACCCCAACAGCGAGTTCGTCGAGGACGCGACGACCGGCGTCGCCCACAACGCGGGTGGCACCGTCGCGAGTGCAACTGTCCACGTGCTGGAGGTGAGCGAGTGATGAGCGAGACTGACTCCGAAACCCGAGACGCCGGCTTCGACGAGTGGCTCGACGCCGCCGAGGAGGACCGAGCGTACTACCTCGCGTGCCCGAACGACCACGGCTCCCTGCCGCCCCGTCGGGTCTGTCCCGACTGCGGTGCGACCGAACTCGAAGAGCTCGAGTTACCCGAGAGCGGCGAAATCCAGACGTTCACCGTCACGCACGTCCCGACGCCGGCGTTCGAGGAGGACGCCCCCTACGCGACGGCCATCGCGAACTTCGGTCCCGTGCGCATCACGGGACAGGTCGTCGGCATCGGCCCCGCGGACGTCGAGACCGGACTCGAGGTCGAACTCGAGGTCACGGTGTCGGAGACGACAGGCGAGCGCGTGCTCGGGTTCAGCCCAGTATAGCGGCTCGAATCGCTGTTTTCGGCACTGTTTGATACACGATCACATTGAGTTTTGCGGACGGAGTCTCCCCCGCCGACGCGAGATAAATCGGTGGACAGAAACCGCGAGTACCCCTACCCGCTGTCCACCGTCCTACTCGGCGAGTCACACTTCGATGGAATATGCTTTATGGCTCAGCTCGCGACTCGATCGGTGAGTCGCACGCACTGAACGACGGCGCGATAGGCGGGTACCTGTCGCGAAAGTCGACAGAATTCCGCCATAACTGCCGTTACTCCCCGATATCGACGTCGACGTATGGCAGCTCCGCGGTCAGGTACTCGACGAACTTGTCGGGGTGCTCGGCGTGGGGCAGTTGCGTCGCGTAGTCGATGACGACGAGGTCGGTGTCGGCGGCCTCGGCGAGGTCCCGCCCCTCGCGCAGCGGCACGAGGTCGGCGTCGCGACCCCAGACGAGCGTGGTCGGGGTCTCGAGGCCGGCCAGTTCGGTCTGCAGGTCGAAGTCGGGGTCGAGGGTGCCGCTACTGAAGGAGGCGGTCGCGTAGCGGGCGCCGGGCTGGTGGGCGCTCCGCCAGGCGTAGTCGACCGCCTCGTCGTCGATCCGGTCGGAATCGTAGTAGCCGTCGCGGTCGTAGAAGTAGCGAATCGAGGGTTTGCTCGCCAGCAGGTTGTAGAGCGTCGTCCCGACGACGGGCGCTCGGACGAGGGTCCGAACCCACGGCCGTTCGTCGGTGGTCTCGTCGGTCGGACAGATCAACACGAGCTGTTCGAAGTTATCCCGATCGGAGGCCTCGGTCTCCGCGGCGGCCTCGACGGCGAAGGAGCCGGTCAGCGAGGAGGTGACGACGATCGGTTCGTCGGCCACGTCCGCGGCGAAATCGCGGAGGAACTCGGCGTAGAGCGTCGACGAGTAGACCAGCGGCGGTCGCTCGGATCGGCCGAACCCGGGGAGATCGACGGCGATCACGTGGTACTTCTCGGCCAACCGCTCGACGATCGACCGGAACTCGTGGCTGCTCGCGCCCGCGTAGATCCCGTGACAGAGGAGCAGATCGGGATCGTTCGGATCGCCGGCGACGGTGTAGCGCGTCTCGATGCCGCGCCAGCGATACGTCCGCTCGATCCCGACGAGGGGATTCTCGAGGTCGCCCGCTCGCTTCGTGAGGAGGCGATTGCCGAGGACAGCTGCGCCGACGGTGCCGACCGCTGCGCCGAGGACTGTTCGGGCTTTCATCACCGATCGGTACGACCGCGAGCGTCTTAGATTTGCGGTTGGAACGCAGTCGCCGACACCGGAATCGCCGCCGATACCGCGTCGATTCGGTCACCCGTCATCGATCTCGAGGTCCTCGAGACAGGTCTCGATGGGGGCCAGCACGTCGTCGGCGATGGAGTAGGGATCAGTCTCGCCCTGCCGGACCGCTTCGGCGAGGTCGTCGACGCCGCCGGCGGCCGCGAGCCGGTCCTCGAGCACGGCGTTGACGTCCTCGCGCAGCAGCGTGCGGATCTCCTCGGCGTAGCGGCCGCGGACCTGTTCGGCGTGCTCGCCGGAGTCGACGAGGTACTGCCGGTGGTCGGCGAACGCCTCGAGGAGGTCGTCGACCCCCTCGCCGCGCGTGGCGACGGTCTCGACGATGGGGGTGGTCCACCGCTCGGCGTCGGCGTCGTCGACGTCGTCCTCGGGATCCCAGTCGTCGTGGGCGTCGATGACCTCCTGGCTGTGGTGGCCGCCACCGCCGCCCATGCCACCACCCTCGTCGAGCTGGATCATATCGCGCAGTTCCTGGACGGTCCGGTCGGCGCCGTCGCGGTCGGCCTTGTTGACTACGAAGACGTCTGCGATCTCGAGGATGCCGGCTTTCAGCGTCTGGATCTCGTCGCCCGACCCCGGCGGGACGAGGACGGCGACGGTGTCGGCGGTCCGGACGATGTCGATCTCGTTCTGGCCGGCGCCGACGGTCTCGATGATGATCTTGTCCTTTCCGAAGGCGTCCATCGCCTTGACGGCGTCCGCGGTGGCGGTCGACAGCCCACCGAGGGTCCCGCGGGCGCTCATCGAGCGCACGAAGACGTCCATGTCACCGACCGTCGAGGCCATCCGGATGCGGTCGCCCAGCACCGCGCCGCCGGTAAACGGCGAGGAGGGGTCGATCGCGATGACGCCGACCGTCTCGCCGCGGTC containing:
- a CDS encoding alpha/beta fold hydrolase; this translates as MKARTVLGAAVGTVGAAVLGNRLLTKRAGDLENPLVGIERTYRWRGIETRYTVAGDPNDPDLLLCHGIYAGASSHEFRSIVERLAEKYHVIAVDLPGFGRSERPPLVYSSTLYAEFLRDFAADVADEPIVVTSSLTGSFAVEAAAETEASDRDNFEQLVLICPTDETTDERPWVRTLVRAPVVGTTLYNLLASKPSIRYFYDRDGYYDSDRIDDEAVDYAWRSAHQPGARYATASFSSGTLDPDFDLQTELAGLETPTTLVWGRDADLVPLREGRDLAEAADTDLVVIDYATQLPHAEHPDKFVEYLTAELPYVDVDIGE
- a CDS encoding thiolase domain-containing protein → MSDVRVAGVGLTPFGNAPERTSRDLFGEASIAAFEDSGVPRDDVDALLYGNFMGELSEHQGHHGPLMAEAAGVRAPATRYESACASSGTAVRDAVMRLRNGEDDVILVGGAERMTNLGTAGATEALAIAADDLWEVRAGMTFPGAYALMAQAYFDEYGGEHEDLAHIAVKNHENALNNEKAQYQSAIEVSDVLEAPQVSSPLGLYDSCPISDGAAAVVLTSEEYAEEHGLEAPVSISGTGQGGDRMALHDREYLARSPAAREAGEEAYADAGVESADVDFAEVHDCFTIAEVLAIESLDLFPIGEGISAARDGRTTADGETPINLSGGLKAKGHPVGATGASQIAEVTKLLSGNHPNSEFVEDATTGVAHNAGGTVASATVHVLEVSE
- a CDS encoding Zn-ribbon domain-containing OB-fold protein, with protein sequence MSETDSETRDAGFDEWLDAAEEDRAYYLACPNDHGSLPPRRVCPDCGATELEELELPESGEIQTFTVTHVPTPAFEEDAPYATAIANFGPVRITGQVVGIGPADVETGLEVELEVTVSETTGERVLGFSPV
- a CDS encoding M42 family metallopeptidase, which translates into the protein MESVPFDFEFLTELTETSGVPGYEDRVRDLVVDEFEENVDRIRTDAMGNVVGTLEGESDYSVAVAAHMDEIGFMVRHLKGSEDGFGFVELDALGGWDARVLKAQRVTIHTDDGDLPGVIGSPPPHTLSDEDREKTPEVEDVVVDVGLPYEDLEERVSPGDLVTMDQTTERVGETVTGKALDDRICLFAMLEAARRITEPDVTIHFCATVQEEVGLRGARALGVDVDPDLALALDVTVANDIPGFEAGDRVTELGDGAAIKLKDGSVITNPKVHKRLQSVADEAEIDYQREILPAGGTDTAGFQLSNGAKPVGAISIPTRYLHTPTEAAHVDDVAAMIDLLEAFLSSEDGKEDYTL
- the meaB gene encoding methylmalonyl Co-A mutase-associated GTPase MeaB codes for the protein MSADEELLEDLLAGKHRALARVISKIENRSPGYRDLVSELYAHTGDADVIGITGSPGAGKSTLVDKLAETYRDRGETVGVIAIDPSSPFTGGAVLGDRIRMASTVGDMDVFVRSMSARGTLGGLSTATADAVKAMDAFGKDKIIIETVGAGQNEIDIVRTADTVAVLVPPGSGDEIQTLKAGILEIADVFVVNKADRDGADRTVQELRDMIQLDEGGGMGGGGGHHSQEVIDAHDDWDPEDDVDDADAERWTTPIVETVATRGEGVDDLLEAFADHRQYLVDSGEHAEQVRGRYAEEIRTLLREDVNAVLEDRLAAAGGVDDLAEAVRQGETDPYSIADDVLAPIETCLEDLEIDDG